A single window of Salvia splendens isolate huo1 chromosome 8, SspV2, whole genome shotgun sequence DNA harbors:
- the LOC121743062 gene encoding uncharacterized protein LOC121743062, which produces MSPPEAMYDVAMKPKLLRSLLREYVPDEKHPFTNPSELSYVVSAVKTHKLLSERAPPEAQQDLVDAWKSAVDSWVNRLLALASSNLPDKCWAGICLLGLTCQECSSERFLTSYDVWLNKLLVHIQPSEVSHFVKASSCASLSDMFTRLDDFSNVKKDATSLATKVTQQSLKLLNEESSSVVLEEAMCLLRTLIDFFPSAVHRHYDSVEAAIVSKLISGKCSPSVLKNLGHGLSLLPKSRGDEDSWSLMMNKILLYVNSQLNDAFQGLEEETRNAKAMRALLPAGKEPPPPLGGSEVSDHSSDISARSPERLLASRISSLLLCCSDMLTTPYPVMVHVPICGLIALAGRVLLVDGFLPLSSYSFMTTLKQEFVCSEIPNMQYQSLEILTAIVKGLGSQVLPYVAEIFELLKEYLSRCKIPGLKIKAYSILKVLLISMGVGLAIHVSQNIVSNVFVDLDFLGIEKDVKSSGTNTKVQSELSNDVHYKKRKRGKVSLQEQPAHGGLEEEMSINSTPISVKIAALEALEALLTVGGSVRSESWRGDVDKLLITVATYACRGGSKEERKILLSGDATPTWADFQVAALRALLASLLSPGRVRPSHLALSLQLFRKGMQAADTKLAEHCGHALLALEVLIHPRSLPLLNFNSDDDGYKALGHLRDPVYPSGDRRIPNYQHDEPESEEDDLIENWRGKDDEMEIQVTERQQPMDPADEVSSGVDVLKKNEVTTSENGPDNNGIEAKRFKSASDQSGGVLESVELEPANGKAAPVENNITAESGAVSVSENIYERISATLSRIDRSNETMFEVDDEAEDVFPDIVDGDPDSD; this is translated from the exons ATGTCGCCGCCGGAGGCCATGTACGATGTCGCGATGAAACCGAAGTTGCTCCGGTCTCTGCTGAGGGAGTACGTTCCCGATGAGAAGCACCCCTTCACTAACCCCTCGGAGCTGTCCTACGTTGTATCCGCCGTCAAAACCCATAAATTGTTATCGGAGCGGGCACCTCCTGAGGCCCAGCAGGATTTGGTGGACGCCTGGAAATCAGCCGTCGATTCATGGGTAAATCGATTGCTCGCGTTGGCGTCTAGCAATTTG CCAGATAAGTGTTGGGCTGGGATATGTTTACTTGGATTGACCTGTCAAGAGTGCAGTTCAGAGCGCTTCTTAACTTCATATGATGTTTGGTTGAACAAGCTTCTTGTACATATACAG CCTTCTGAAGTTTCTCATTTTGTGAAGGCATCTTCTTGTGCCTCTTTATCAGATATGTTTACAAG GCTGGATGATTTTTCAAATGTGAAAAAGGATGCAACTTCGCTGGCAACAAAAGTTACTCAGCAGTCACTGAAGCTGTTAAATGAGGAGAGCTCATCTGTTGTATTG GAAGAAGCTATGTGTCTTTTACGtaccttgattgatttctttccTTCAGCAGTTCACCGACATTATGACAGT gtTGAAGCTGCTATTGTTTCAAAACTCATATCTGGAAAATGCTCTCCAAGTGTTTTGAAG AACCTAGGCCATGGGTTATCACTTCTTCCAAAATCCAGAGGAGATGAGGATAGCTGGTCCCTGATGATGAATAAGATTTTACTTTATGTAAACAGCCAGTTGAATGATGCATTCCAGGGTCTAGAAGAAG AGACCAGAAATGCTAAAGCAATGAGGGCTTTGCTTCCGGCCGGCAAAGAACCTCCACCTCCACTAGGAGGCTCAGAAGTGTCTGATCATAGCTCAGATATTTCAGCCAGGAGCCCCGAGCGACTGTTGGCATCTAGAATTTCTTCTCTTCTGCTGTGCTGTTCTGACATGCTAACAACTCCTTACCCTGTTATG GTTCATGTTCCTATTTGTGGTTTAATAGCCCTTGCTGGGAGGGTGCTATTGGTCGATGGTTTCTTGCCTCTATCTTCGTATTCTTTCATGACCACCCTGAAACAAGAATTTGTTTGTTCAGAAATCCCAAATATGCAATACCAAAGTCTGGAAATCCTCACAGCTATTGTCAAAGGGCTGGGCAG CCAAGTCTTACCTTATGTTGCGGAAATTTTTGAGTTGCTGAAAGAATACTTGAGCAGATGTAAAATCCCTGGGCTGAAGATAAAAGCATACTCAATTCTGAAAGTCCTCCTAATATCAATGGGCGTTG GGCTTGCAATTCATGTTAGCCAGAATATTGTCAGCAATGTATTTGTTGACTTAGATTTCCTTGGGATTGAGAAGGACGTCAAAAGCTCAGGTACAAACACAAAGGTGCAGTCAGAATTGTCCAATGACGTCCACTATAAGAAAAGGAAGCGTGGTAAAGTTTCATTGCAAGAGCAGCCCGCTCATGGTGGCCTGGAAGAGGAAATGTCAATTAATTCAACTCCTATATCCGTGAAGATTGCAGCGTTGGAGGCACTAGAAGCACTCCTAACTGTG GGTGGTTCAGTTAGATCTGAAAGCTGGCGAGGAGACGTTGATAAACTACTTATAACTGTGGCCACATATGCTTGTAGAGGTGGGTCCAAGGAGGAAAGGAAAATTCTTCTATCAGGTGATGCTACGCCTACATGGGCAGATTTCCAAGTAGCTGCATTACGTGCACTTCTGGCATCTCTTCTTTCGCCTGGCAGAGTACGCCCATCTCATCTGGCTCTCAGTCTACAGCTTTTCCGTAAAG GCATGCAAGCAGCAGACACAAAACTTGCTGAGCATTGTGGGCATGCACTGCTGGCTTTAGAAGTGCTCATACACCCGAGGAGCCTTCCTTTGTTGAATTTCAATTCCGATGACGATGGGTATAAAGCTCTTGGCCACTTGCGCGATCCTGTATACCCTAGTGGAGACAGACGAATTCCTAATTATCAACATGATGAGCCTGAATCAGAAGAAGACGATCTCATTGAAAATTGGCGTGGAAAAGACGATGAAATGGAGATACAAGTCACAGAGAGGCAACAGCCCATGGACCCTGCTGACGAAGTCAGTTCTGGTGTTGATGTCCTCAAGAAAAATGAGGTTACAACCTCAGAAAATGGTCCTGACAACAATGGCATTGAAGCAAAACGCTTCAAAAGTGCAAGTGACCAAAGTGGAGGCGTGTTGGAAAGCGTCGAGCTAGAGCCTGCAAATGGGAAAGCTGCACCAGTAGAGAACAACATCACAGCTGAGAGTGGTGCGGTTTCTGTTTCAGAGAATATATATGAAAGAATATCTGCTACATTATCGAGAATCGACAGAAGTAATGAGACGATGTTTGAAGTAGACGATGAAGCTGAAGATGTATTTCCTGACATCGTGGATGGCGATCCAGATTCTGACTAG
- the LOC121745264 gene encoding ribosomal lysine N-methyltransferase 4-like isoform X1 translates to MAAARKMRAFKQWMKDQGLEWSDALLFATESGCAADPPPISVEALSDFKEGDVVAKIPKQSCLTVATSAASELIEEAELGGNLGLCFALMYEKILGADSKWFEYLQILPAFEPIPLLWSLSEIDSLLAGTELHKTVKDDKALVFEDWKECIKPVLELDSFELNPESFTVDEYFSAKSLIASRSFQVDEYHGYGMVPLADLFNHKTAAEDVHITTESDNDTGSEKEGTDHESDGDDDTSSEKEGNDHESDGDDEPVTHDSHSEGGDGSGSDLELSSGSGNESESPFLEIIMIKDVKAGAEVFNTYGHLGNAALLHRYGFTEADNPFDILNIDLDIVVQWSLSLFSCSQSRSRLSIWRKMGYSGCGDQDSEYFEISCDGEPQDELLVLLYIMLLPKDESRALDQAVSGTGETKAAAKFQLLNKEIVLSAKGSDPSKKLLLTPGVGVALSSLADARESLYGPSSLEEDVKSRDRCCRATEGKLYHSLMLRISERRILEKLRRYYGAIGSANGGRKRKGTET, encoded by the exons ATGGCCGCCGCCAG AAAGATGAGAGCATTCAAACAGTGGATGAAGGACCAAGGCCTGGAGTGGAGCGACGCCCTTCTCTTCGCAACCGAAAGCGGCTGCGCCGCCGACCCGCCGCCGATATCCGTGGAGGCCTTAAGCGACTTTAAGGAGGGCGACGTCGTGGCGAAGATCCCTAAGCAGAGCTGCCTCACCGTCGCGACTTCCGCCGCCAGCGAACTCATCGAGGAGGCGGAGCTCGGCGGCAATTTAGGGCTCTGCTTTGCCCTAATGTACGAGAAGATCCTCGGCGCCGATTCGAAGTGGTTCGAGTACTTGCAGATACTGCCTGCTTTCGAGCCCATTCCGCTGCTCTGGTCACTCTCCGAAATCGATTCTCTCCTCGCCGGAACTGAACTGCACAAG ACAGTTAAAGACGACAAGGCTCTGGTCTTTGAAGACTGGAAGGAATGCATAAAACCTGTTTTGGAGTTGGACTCTTTTGAGCTAAATCCAGAATCTTTCACCGTTGATGAATATTTCTCTGCAAAGAGTCTAATTGCTTCAAGGTCATTTCAGGTCGATGAGTATCATGGCTACGGCATGGTCCCTTTGGCTGATCT GTTTAATCACAAGACAGCTGCTGAGGATGTACATATTACAACTGAATCTGATAACGACACCGGCAGTGAAAAGGAGGGCACTGACCACGAAAGTGATGGAGATGATGACACCTCCAGTGAAAAGGAGGGTAATGACCATGAAAGTGATGGGGATGATGAGCCGGTAACTCATGATTCTCATTCGGAAGGAGGAGATGGAAGTGGGAGTGACCTAGAACTTTCTTCGGGCTCAGGAAATGAGTCTGAGTCTCCCTTCCTGGAAATTATCATGATCAAAGATGTCAAAGCTGGAGCTGAG GTGTTCAATACATATGGACATTTAGGCAATGCAGCCCTTCTGCATAGATATGGATTTACAGAAGCTGATAATCCGTTTGATATCCTGAACATCGACTTGGATATTGTAGTCCAGTGGAGCTTATCTTTATTTTCATGTAGCCAAAGTAGAAGCAGGCTATCAATCTGGAGAAAGATGGGGTACTCGGGATGTGGGGATCAAGATTCTGAATACTTTGAAATCTCATGTGACGGGGAGCCTCAAGACGAGCTGTTGGTTTTACTCTACATAATGCTGTTGCCCAAGGATGAATCCCGTGCACTTGATCAAGCCGTGTCGGGTACAGGAGAAACGAAAGCAGCAGCAAAGTTCCAGTTGTTAAATAAGGAGATCGTTCTGTCTGCCAAAGGCTCGGATCCGAGCAAGAAACTGTTGCTGACGCCGGGTGTTGGGGTAGCTCTTTCTTCCCTTGCTGACGCTAGAGAGAGTCTCTACGGGCCGAGTTCTCTGGAGGAAGACGTGAAATCACGTGACAGGTGCTGTCGTGCAACGGAGGGGAAGCTGTATCATTCGCTGATGCTGCGTATTAGTGAGAGGAGGATACTTGAAAAACTCAGACGCTATTATGGGGCTATAGGATCCGCTAATGGAggaagaaagaggaaaggaacGGAGACGTGA
- the LOC121745264 gene encoding ribosomal lysine N-methyltransferase 4-like isoform X2, with the protein MRAFKQWMKDQGLEWSDALLFATESGCAADPPPISVEALSDFKEGDVVAKIPKQSCLTVATSAASELIEEAELGGNLGLCFALMYEKILGADSKWFEYLQILPAFEPIPLLWSLSEIDSLLAGTELHKTVKDDKALVFEDWKECIKPVLELDSFELNPESFTVDEYFSAKSLIASRSFQVDEYHGYGMVPLADLFNHKTAAEDVHITTESDNDTGSEKEGTDHESDGDDDTSSEKEGNDHESDGDDEPVTHDSHSEGGDGSGSDLELSSGSGNESESPFLEIIMIKDVKAGAEVFNTYGHLGNAALLHRYGFTEADNPFDILNIDLDIVVQWSLSLFSCSQSRSRLSIWRKMGYSGCGDQDSEYFEISCDGEPQDELLVLLYIMLLPKDESRALDQAVSGTGETKAAAKFQLLNKEIVLSAKGSDPSKKLLLTPGVGVALSSLADARESLYGPSSLEEDVKSRDRCCRATEGKLYHSLMLRISERRILEKLRRYYGAIGSANGGRKRKGTET; encoded by the exons ATGAGAGCATTCAAACAGTGGATGAAGGACCAAGGCCTGGAGTGGAGCGACGCCCTTCTCTTCGCAACCGAAAGCGGCTGCGCCGCCGACCCGCCGCCGATATCCGTGGAGGCCTTAAGCGACTTTAAGGAGGGCGACGTCGTGGCGAAGATCCCTAAGCAGAGCTGCCTCACCGTCGCGACTTCCGCCGCCAGCGAACTCATCGAGGAGGCGGAGCTCGGCGGCAATTTAGGGCTCTGCTTTGCCCTAATGTACGAGAAGATCCTCGGCGCCGATTCGAAGTGGTTCGAGTACTTGCAGATACTGCCTGCTTTCGAGCCCATTCCGCTGCTCTGGTCACTCTCCGAAATCGATTCTCTCCTCGCCGGAACTGAACTGCACAAG ACAGTTAAAGACGACAAGGCTCTGGTCTTTGAAGACTGGAAGGAATGCATAAAACCTGTTTTGGAGTTGGACTCTTTTGAGCTAAATCCAGAATCTTTCACCGTTGATGAATATTTCTCTGCAAAGAGTCTAATTGCTTCAAGGTCATTTCAGGTCGATGAGTATCATGGCTACGGCATGGTCCCTTTGGCTGATCT GTTTAATCACAAGACAGCTGCTGAGGATGTACATATTACAACTGAATCTGATAACGACACCGGCAGTGAAAAGGAGGGCACTGACCACGAAAGTGATGGAGATGATGACACCTCCAGTGAAAAGGAGGGTAATGACCATGAAAGTGATGGGGATGATGAGCCGGTAACTCATGATTCTCATTCGGAAGGAGGAGATGGAAGTGGGAGTGACCTAGAACTTTCTTCGGGCTCAGGAAATGAGTCTGAGTCTCCCTTCCTGGAAATTATCATGATCAAAGATGTCAAAGCTGGAGCTGAG GTGTTCAATACATATGGACATTTAGGCAATGCAGCCCTTCTGCATAGATATGGATTTACAGAAGCTGATAATCCGTTTGATATCCTGAACATCGACTTGGATATTGTAGTCCAGTGGAGCTTATCTTTATTTTCATGTAGCCAAAGTAGAAGCAGGCTATCAATCTGGAGAAAGATGGGGTACTCGGGATGTGGGGATCAAGATTCTGAATACTTTGAAATCTCATGTGACGGGGAGCCTCAAGACGAGCTGTTGGTTTTACTCTACATAATGCTGTTGCCCAAGGATGAATCCCGTGCACTTGATCAAGCCGTGTCGGGTACAGGAGAAACGAAAGCAGCAGCAAAGTTCCAGTTGTTAAATAAGGAGATCGTTCTGTCTGCCAAAGGCTCGGATCCGAGCAAGAAACTGTTGCTGACGCCGGGTGTTGGGGTAGCTCTTTCTTCCCTTGCTGACGCTAGAGAGAGTCTCTACGGGCCGAGTTCTCTGGAGGAAGACGTGAAATCACGTGACAGGTGCTGTCGTGCAACGGAGGGGAAGCTGTATCATTCGCTGATGCTGCGTATTAGTGAGAGGAGGATACTTGAAAAACTCAGACGCTATTATGGGGCTATAGGATCCGCTAATGGAggaagaaagaggaaaggaacGGAGACGTGA